The Gemmatimonadaceae bacterium genome has a segment encoding these proteins:
- a CDS encoding YihY/virulence factor BrkB family protein — translation MASSPELDVLKVVTTPVSAVARFWDAFRDYARRVWNNSAEDDIFFLAGGIAFNILLAAVPFVLLVISGLVFALGLSPDASLAEVRAIIDRFLPPHAESPEPAIHGILAEVVKARNTLGIWGAFTFVWFSTRLFGSLRTVLAEIFDIETERGMIAGKWFDVTMTVYSSTLLVVYMGLSVYLALARSRGSALLGELGFRPDVMSGLEYAIGRLVAFAFIVATFWALYKYLPNRKIRWQQALVGALSSSVMFEIVRNLWTSYTKSFDPGSFYSGTVYAVVSLVFWVYYAALIFIIGGEVSQAHELRRVRRLQRETLEN, via the coding sequence ATGGCGTCGAGCCCCGAGCTCGATGTGCTGAAGGTCGTGACGACGCCGGTGAGCGCCGTTGCGCGATTCTGGGACGCGTTTCGCGACTATGCGCGGCGCGTGTGGAACAACAGCGCCGAGGACGACATCTTCTTTCTCGCCGGCGGGATTGCGTTCAACATCCTCCTCGCCGCCGTTCCGTTCGTCCTGCTCGTCATCTCGGGGCTCGTCTTCGCCCTCGGCCTCTCGCCCGACGCGTCGCTGGCCGAGGTGCGCGCGATCATCGATCGCTTCCTCCCGCCGCACGCCGAGAGCCCGGAGCCGGCCATCCACGGCATCCTGGCCGAGGTCGTGAAGGCGCGCAACACGTTAGGCATCTGGGGCGCGTTCACCTTCGTCTGGTTCTCGACGCGCCTGTTCGGTTCGTTGCGCACCGTGCTCGCCGAGATCTTCGACATCGAGACCGAGCGCGGCATGATTGCCGGCAAGTGGTTCGACGTGACGATGACCGTCTACTCGTCGACGTTGCTGGTGGTGTACATGGGACTCAGCGTCTACCTCGCCCTCGCCCGCTCGCGCGGGAGCGCACTGCTCGGGGAGCTGGGCTTCCGCCCCGATGTCATGAGCGGGCTCGAATACGCCATCGGTCGACTCGTCGCATTCGCCTTCATCGTGGCGACGTTCTGGGCGCTCTACAAATACCTCCCCAACCGGAAGATCCGCTGGCAACAGGCGCTGGTGGGCGCGCTCTCGTCCAGCGTCATGTTCGAGATCGTACGCAACCTCTGGACGTCGTACACGAAGTCGTTCGATCCCGGCTCCTTCTACAGCGGGACGGTCTACGCAGTGGTCTCGCTGGTGTTCTGGGTCTACTACGCGGCCCTGATCTTCATCATCGGGGGAGAAGTGTCGCAGGCGCACGAGCTGCGACGGGTGCGGAGGCTGCAGCGGGAGACGCTGGAGAACTAG
- a CDS encoding CDP-alcohol phosphatidyltransferase family protein: MLNLPNAITAARIASTPLIAALVVNAGWQLRLTAWVLFVAAAVTDYVDGKLARDRNLVTNLGKLLDPLADKLLLLATLVPMYWLCRDTALWASLPQPDAWAAGQTVGPVLAGARVTYPFVTPLGLVGLPFWIIAVVLGRELFMTIFRQLAAQRGVVISAIGPAKWKTGFQSVWVGAAFFWFWTSSAAVERGWTGSAWNTFAMVNGIVGVVSMIGAVLLTLYSLYLYLQRYGGVLVRPGNHQQPAR; encoded by the coding sequence GTGCTGAATCTTCCGAACGCGATCACTGCTGCCCGCATCGCCTCCACGCCGCTGATCGCCGCCCTGGTCGTCAACGCCGGGTGGCAGTTGCGGCTGACGGCGTGGGTCCTGTTCGTCGCGGCGGCGGTCACCGACTACGTCGACGGCAAGCTGGCGCGCGACCGGAACCTCGTCACCAACCTCGGCAAGCTGCTCGACCCGCTCGCCGACAAGCTGCTCCTCCTGGCGACGCTGGTCCCGATGTACTGGCTCTGCCGCGACACGGCGCTCTGGGCGTCGCTCCCCCAGCCCGACGCCTGGGCCGCTGGCCAGACGGTGGGCCCGGTGCTCGCGGGGGCGCGCGTGACCTATCCCTTCGTGACGCCGCTGGGGCTGGTGGGGCTCCCCTTCTGGATCATCGCCGTCGTCCTGGGGCGCGAGCTGTTCATGACGATCTTTCGCCAGTTGGCGGCGCAGCGCGGTGTCGTCATCTCGGCCATCGGCCCCGCCAAGTGGAAGACCGGCTTCCAATCGGTCTGGGTCGGCGCGGCCTTCTTCTGGTTCTGGACCTCGTCGGCCGCTGTCGAGCGCGGGTGGACGGGGAGCGCGTGGAACACCTTCGCGATGGTCAACGGGATTGTCGGCGTGGTCTCGATGATTGGCGCGGTGCTCCTCACGCTCTACTCCCTGTACCTGTACCTCCAGCGCTACGGCGGCGTCCTCGTGCGCCCCGGCAACCACCAGCAGCCCGCGCGCTGA
- a CDS encoding nucleotide exchange factor GrpE, which translates to MSDSQSQEQGTPQEPETPASEHAVQNAAGDTATLASHEELHRAIEEQRDKYLRLAAEYDNFRKRAVRERQEGGWRAQGDLVSGLIDVIDDVMRFAHVDPDKTDTRTVVDGVAMVEKKLFKSLAGHGLEVVNPVDHKFDPAVHEAISTVAAATPEEDDLVAQVFQLGFVFRGQLLRPARVVVKQWNG; encoded by the coding sequence ATGAGCGATTCCCAGAGCCAGGAACAGGGCACTCCGCAGGAGCCGGAGACACCGGCGAGCGAGCACGCGGTGCAGAACGCCGCGGGCGACACCGCGACGCTGGCGTCGCACGAGGAACTGCATCGCGCCATCGAGGAGCAGCGCGACAAGTACCTCCGCCTGGCGGCCGAGTACGACAACTTCCGCAAGCGCGCGGTGCGCGAGCGGCAGGAAGGCGGGTGGCGCGCGCAGGGCGACTTGGTGTCGGGGCTCATCGACGTGATCGATGACGTGATGCGATTCGCGCACGTCGATCCGGACAAGACCGACACCCGCACCGTGGTCGACGGCGTGGCGATGGTGGAGAAGAAGCTGTTCAAGTCGCTGGCGGGACATGGCCTGGAGGTGGTGAACCCGGTCGACCACAAGTTCGACCCGGCCGTGCACGAGGCGATCAGCACGGTGGCCGCCGCCACGCCCGAGGAGGACGACCTGGTGGCGCAGGTCTTCCAGCTGGGCTTCGTGTTCCGGGGGCAGCTGCTGCGTCCGGCGCGCGTGGTCGTGAAGCAGTGGAACGGTTGA
- a CDS encoding GTPase domain-containing protein, which translates to MSMINYASREINCKLVYYGPGLGGKTTNLEHVYRKVAPSTRGKLISLATESERTLFFDFLPVDLGTIRGFKTRFHLYTVPGQVYYNASRKLILKGVDGIVFVADSQLDRMEANQESMQNLYDNMVEYGYDLTRMPFVIQYNKRDLPNAAPLSELQAALNPGWEVTEPARQRITPDAWHAGENLVEQLPTGEWVERAPYFEAVAVTGDGVFDTLKAISKLVLKALS; encoded by the coding sequence ATGTCGATGATCAACTACGCCTCACGCGAGATCAACTGCAAGCTCGTGTACTACGGGCCGGGGCTCGGCGGCAAGACGACGAACCTCGAGCACGTCTACAGGAAGGTTGCGCCCAGCACTCGCGGGAAGCTCATCTCGCTCGCCACCGAGAGCGAGCGCACGCTCTTCTTCGACTTCCTCCCCGTGGACCTGGGGACGATTCGAGGCTTCAAGACGCGCTTCCACCTGTACACGGTGCCCGGACAGGTGTACTACAACGCGTCACGGAAGCTCATCCTCAAGGGCGTGGATGGCATCGTCTTCGTCGCCGATTCGCAGCTGGATCGCATGGAGGCGAACCAGGAGTCGATGCAGAACCTGTACGACAACATGGTCGAGTACGGCTATGACCTCACGCGGATGCCGTTTGTCATCCAGTACAACAAGCGTGATCTTCCCAATGCGGCGCCGCTGTCGGAACTTCAGGCGGCGCTCAATCCCGGGTGGGAAGTGACGGAGCCTGCGCGCCAGCGCATCACGCCGGATGCGTGGCACGCCGGGGAGAACCTGGTGGAGCAGTTGCCGACTGGCGAATGGGTGGAGCGCGCCCCTTATTTCGAGGCGGTGGCCGTGACGGGAGACGGTGTGTTCGATACGTTGAAGGCGATCTCGAAGCTCGTCCTGAAAGCGTTGTCGTAG
- a CDS encoding aminotransferase class I/II-fold pyridoxal phosphate-dependent enzyme has product MTIDIRSDTVTKPSPEMRRAIAEAEVGDDFLDGDPTTRQLEETVASLLGKERALFFPSGTMANQCAIWTLAERGTEIYADYGSHINDWEMVGAAAIAGVQLRTVQGDGPMMDAQSLERAFRAPSSSAPRASLVCLENTHNGAGGLVTPLAGVRAMHDVARNHGCAVHLDGARLWNASAASGTALHEFTRFADTVMVSFSKGLGAPAGAALVGTDEVMERANEHRKRLGGVMRQSGILAAGALYGVKHNRDRLLKDHEHATEFSLIVDRAIAATVVPPDSNIVMIDLAPGLSAHDVVRRVAEYGVKVGVWTPTRIRAVLHLDVTTAQVLEAGEAVLSGLDEAWRALGDTSEWPTVPVK; this is encoded by the coding sequence ATGACCATCGATATCCGCTCCGACACCGTCACGAAGCCCTCGCCCGAGATGCGGCGGGCGATCGCCGAGGCTGAGGTCGGCGATGACTTCCTCGACGGCGACCCGACCACGCGCCAGCTCGAAGAGACGGTCGCCAGCCTCCTCGGAAAGGAGCGCGCCCTCTTCTTTCCGTCGGGGACGATGGCCAACCAGTGCGCCATCTGGACGCTGGCCGAGCGCGGGACGGAGATCTACGCCGACTACGGAAGCCACATCAACGACTGGGAAATGGTGGGCGCCGCCGCCATCGCCGGCGTGCAGCTGCGCACCGTGCAGGGCGATGGTCCGATGATGGACGCGCAGTCGCTGGAGCGTGCCTTTCGCGCGCCGTCGTCGAGTGCGCCGCGTGCGTCGCTGGTGTGCCTGGAGAACACGCACAACGGTGCGGGCGGATTGGTCACGCCGCTGGCCGGCGTGCGCGCCATGCACGACGTGGCGCGCAATCACGGCTGCGCGGTGCACCTGGATGGTGCGCGACTGTGGAATGCCTCCGCCGCGTCGGGAACCGCGCTGCACGAGTTCACGCGCTTCGCCGACACCGTGATGGTCTCGTTCTCGAAGGGGCTGGGCGCCCCCGCTGGCGCGGCGCTCGTGGGGACCGACGAGGTGATGGAACGCGCCAACGAACATCGCAAGCGGTTGGGCGGCGTGATGCGGCAGAGCGGGATTCTCGCGGCGGGCGCGCTCTACGGGGTGAAGCACAATCGTGATCGCCTGCTCAAGGATCACGAGCATGCCACGGAGTTCTCGCTCATCGTGGACCGGGCCATCGCGGCAACCGTCGTCCCTCCCGACAGCAACATCGTGATGATCGATCTGGCCCCAGGGCTCTCGGCACACGATGTGGTGCGGCGCGTGGCCGAGTACGGCGTCAAGGTCGGGGTGTGGACGCCGACGCGCATCCGCGCGGTGCTCCACCTGGACGTGACGACGGCGCAGGTGCTGGAGGCGGGTGAGGCGGTCCTGTCGGGGCTCGACGAGGCGTGGCGCGCGCTGGGCGACACCAGCGAGTGGCCGACGGTTCCCGTGAAGTAG
- the dnaX gene encoding DNA polymerase III subunit gamma/tau, protein MIALARKYRPRNFATVAVQSHVSNTLKGAIARGRVAHGYLLCGPRGVGKTTLARVLAMALNCENKRPDGEPCGECTSCTRIWSGGASLDVVEIDAASNRGVDDARELRERAMYAPSGEGRYKVYIVDEAHMLTREAWNALLKILEEPPPRVVFVFATTEPQKIAQAAAPVLSRLQRFDFRRMGPGDIRERVGAVLAEEGVEAESEALGMIARAADGSMRDALSLTDQVLALGDGGVTALRVREALGLVAEDEYIALLDVIAERRAGDVFTMVGRLVELGVDLGQFLAGLGDILRAQLALALGAKEVDVSAAAREALVARKDRLGAGDLLRMLNAVAELEPRFRRSGQQQLLLETLLVRFALLDRTLDLEAVLREVGSGGGGSAGGGTPAPRPQPAPRSAPAGGESRGGYRAGPPTAGDSAPAPERLPRPELRRDMAVDTPRVQERIPAPPGEGPPSRGGTPARGGAPTRGERPSSPRMEAGPGLEAERGGTATMAPPSVVAELPESVAVQLASPPSGVNGGSPAVASFASLTSLDINHLVERWDDILAAIRRERPLVGTLLERAIPTAVAASGVVSLQMEETGAFENLAAKAKELTAALTPHIPGLVRVQLLPPAHARDSGPRRMTAESIKSETLVALRKKDAVLAAAIDELDLDLIS, encoded by the coding sequence GTGATCGCTCTCGCCCGCAAGTACCGCCCGCGCAACTTCGCCACCGTCGCGGTCCAGTCGCATGTCTCCAACACGCTCAAGGGGGCAATTGCGCGCGGGCGCGTGGCGCATGGCTACTTGCTGTGCGGGCCACGCGGGGTGGGGAAGACGACGCTGGCGCGCGTGCTGGCCATGGCGCTCAACTGCGAGAACAAGCGCCCCGATGGCGAGCCGTGCGGCGAGTGTACCAGCTGCACGCGCATCTGGAGCGGCGGCGCCTCGCTCGACGTCGTGGAGATCGATGCGGCCTCCAATCGCGGCGTGGACGACGCACGCGAGCTGCGCGAGCGCGCGATGTACGCGCCATCGGGCGAGGGGCGCTACAAGGTCTACATCGTCGACGAGGCGCACATGCTCACACGCGAGGCGTGGAACGCGCTCCTCAAGATCCTCGAGGAACCGCCCCCGCGCGTCGTCTTCGTGTTCGCGACGACCGAACCGCAGAAAATCGCGCAGGCCGCCGCCCCGGTCCTCTCCCGGCTGCAACGCTTCGACTTCCGGCGCATGGGGCCGGGCGACATTCGCGAGCGCGTGGGAGCCGTCCTCGCCGAGGAGGGGGTGGAAGCGGAGAGCGAGGCGCTGGGGATGATTGCGCGCGCCGCCGACGGCTCGATGCGCGATGCGCTCTCGCTCACCGACCAGGTGCTGGCGTTAGGCGACGGCGGCGTGACGGCGCTGCGCGTGCGCGAGGCGCTGGGGCTGGTGGCCGAGGACGAGTACATCGCGCTCCTCGACGTGATTGCCGAGCGGCGGGCGGGCGACGTCTTCACGATGGTGGGGCGCCTGGTCGAGCTGGGCGTGGACCTGGGGCAGTTCCTGGCCGGGCTTGGCGACATCCTGCGCGCGCAACTCGCGTTGGCGTTAGGCGCGAAGGAGGTCGACGTGAGCGCCGCGGCCCGCGAGGCGCTGGTCGCGCGCAAGGATCGCCTGGGTGCCGGCGACCTGCTGCGGATGCTGAACGCGGTGGCTGAGCTGGAGCCGCGCTTCCGGCGCAGTGGCCAGCAGCAACTCCTCCTGGAGACGCTCCTCGTGCGCTTTGCCCTCCTCGACCGCACGCTCGATCTCGAGGCGGTGCTGCGCGAGGTGGGTAGCGGCGGCGGTGGTAGCGCCGGTGGCGGAACCCCCGCGCCGCGCCCGCAGCCCGCGCCGCGCTCGGCGCCCGCCGGTGGCGAGTCGCGCGGCGGCTATCGCGCCGGCCCACCCACGGCTGGCGATTCCGCGCCGGCGCCCGAACGCCTCCCGCGCCCGGAGCTTCGTCGCGACATGGCGGTCGACACGCCGCGTGTCCAGGAGCGCATTCCCGCGCCGCCGGGCGAAGGGCCCCCCTCGCGAGGCGGCACGCCCGCGCGCGGCGGTGCACCGACGCGCGGCGAGCGCCCCTCGTCCCCACGCATGGAAGCGGGTCCCGGGCTCGAGGCCGAGCGCGGGGGGACGGCCACCATGGCGCCGCCTTCGGTGGTCGCGGAACTCCCCGAAAGCGTCGCCGTTCAACTGGCGTCACCACCGTCAGGGGTGAACGGTGGTTCGCCGGCAGTCGCGTCGTTCGCGTCGCTGACGTCGCTCGACATCAACCACCTGGTGGAGCGCTGGGACGACATCCTCGCCGCGATCCGTCGCGAGCGCCCGCTCGTCGGGACGCTGCTCGAACGGGCGATTCCGACGGCGGTGGCTGCGTCGGGGGTGGTCTCGCTGCAGATGGAGGAGACGGGGGCGTTCGAGAACCTGGCGGCCAAGGCCAAGGAACTCACGGCGGCGCTCACGCCGCACATCCCGGGGCTGGTGCGCGTGCAGCTCCTCCCGCCCGCGCACGCCAGGGACTCGGGCCCTCGACGCATGACGGCCGAGTCGATCAAGTCCGAAACGCTGGTCGCGCTGCGCAAGAAGGACGCGGTGCTGGCCGCCGCCATCGACGAACTGGACCTCGACCTGATTTCATAG
- a CDS encoding YbaB/EbfC family nucleoid-associated protein, which yields MADIFKILQQAQQMQSKMQEMQEELAQRTVTGTAGGGMVAVEADGKGTVKKVRLEAAVVNPADIEMLEDLIVIAVADAQKKANELAQEEMGKLAGGLNLPFPFKLPI from the coding sequence ATGGCCGACATCTTCAAGATCCTGCAGCAGGCGCAGCAGATGCAGTCCAAGATGCAGGAGATGCAGGAAGAACTCGCGCAGCGTACCGTGACCGGCACCGCCGGTGGCGGCATGGTTGCCGTGGAGGCAGACGGGAAGGGGACGGTCAAGAAGGTCCGGCTCGAAGCGGCGGTCGTGAACCCCGCCGACATCGAGATGCTCGAGGACCTGATCGTGATCGCCGTCGCCGACGCGCAGAAGAAGGCGAACGAGCTGGCGCAGGAGGAGATGGGGAAGCTGGCCGGAGGGCTCAACCTTCCGTTTCCGTTCAAGCTCCCGATCTGA
- the recR gene encoding recombination protein RecR has product MSAIDELAAELAKLPGIGRKTALRLTYHLLKQPRERSIRLAHALETLAERVHPCPRCFNLTEEEECAICRDPRRDAGVICAVEEAADIGAIERAGEFRGRYHVLGGRISPLDGLGPEDLTVTALARRVTGGGVREVIVATNPSVEGDATALYLQQVLAPLGVRVTRIARGLPMGGDLEYADGITIAQALSARREMT; this is encoded by the coding sequence GTGTCGGCAATCGACGAACTGGCGGCCGAACTGGCCAAGCTCCCCGGAATCGGGCGCAAGACCGCGCTTCGGCTCACCTATCACCTCCTCAAGCAGCCGCGCGAGCGGAGCATCCGCCTGGCGCACGCCCTGGAGACGCTCGCCGAGCGTGTACACCCCTGTCCGCGGTGCTTCAACTTGACCGAGGAGGAGGAATGCGCCATCTGCCGCGACCCAAGACGTGACGCCGGGGTGATCTGCGCCGTCGAAGAAGCGGCGGATATCGGCGCAATCGAACGCGCCGGCGAGTTCCGGGGGCGATACCACGTCCTGGGGGGTCGCATCTCGCCGCTGGACGGGCTGGGGCCCGAGGACCTGACGGTGACGGCGCTGGCGCGCCGGGTGACGGGTGGGGGGGTGCGGGAGGTGATCGTGGCAACGAACCCGAGTGTGGAAGGCGATGCGACGGCGCTCTACCTCCAGCAGGTGCTGGCGCCGCTGGGGGTGCGCGTGACGCGCATCGCGCGCGGCCTTCCAATGGGGGGCGACCTGGAGTACGCCGATGGGATTACCATCGCACAGGCGCTGTCGGCACGTCGGGAGATGACTTGA
- a CDS encoding roadblock/LC7 domain-containing protein — translation MPIGASSWSFTEEDFSALTQVLQRFLFDSNARCALLVDRSGQLVTFAGDRPTFDVTAFATLTAADFSANDQLARLIGESDFNTLFHQGEKESMLLADVARRVILVALFDNRTTLGLVRLKMRAIVDELGRLIERSLQRSHTSNPQRQPLLGDVDDEIDRLFQ, via the coding sequence ATGCCCATCGGAGCTTCGAGCTGGTCGTTCACGGAAGAGGACTTCAGCGCCCTCACACAGGTGCTGCAGCGCTTCCTGTTCGACAGCAACGCGCGCTGCGCCCTCCTGGTCGATCGGAGCGGACAGCTGGTGACCTTCGCTGGCGACCGTCCCACGTTTGACGTGACCGCGTTCGCGACGTTGACGGCGGCGGATTTCTCGGCCAACGACCAGCTCGCGCGCCTGATTGGGGAGAGCGACTTCAACACCCTCTTTCACCAGGGGGAGAAGGAGTCGATGCTGCTGGCGGACGTGGCGAGGCGCGTGATCCTCGTGGCGCTCTTCGACAACCGCACCACGCTCGGCCTGGTACGTCTCAAGATGCGCGCAATCGTCGATGAACTCGGACGCCTCATCGAGCGCTCGCTGCAGCGTTCACACACGTCCAATCCGCAGCGGCAACCGCTGCTCGGCGATGTCGATGACGAAATCGACCGTCTCTTCCAGTAA
- a CDS encoding YtxH domain-containing protein, translating to MARNDVDDDRVIIERRSGGSTVSALLAGVAIGAGLALLFAPQSGVETRQLIRRRARRARRLANDYAHDLRDRADDLRDKAALLVDDTKERARGVVDGARERYEEKLDETRRAIREKRRDLSRAVEEGRAAARDARHELERRLADAQRAPHDSAVSEADPSAD from the coding sequence ATGGCTCGCAACGACGTGGACGACGATCGTGTGATCATCGAGCGCCGCTCTGGCGGCTCGACGGTGTCGGCGCTCCTGGCGGGCGTCGCGATTGGCGCCGGCCTCGCGCTCCTCTTCGCGCCGCAGTCGGGTGTGGAAACTCGGCAGCTGATCCGGCGCCGCGCCCGTCGCGCCCGCCGCCTGGCCAACGACTACGCGCACGACCTGCGCGACCGTGCCGATGACCTGCGCGACAAGGCGGCGCTCCTCGTGGATGACACGAAGGAACGGGCGCGTGGTGTGGTGGACGGGGCGCGCGAGCGCTACGAGGAGAAGCTGGACGAGACGCGCCGCGCCATTCGCGAGAAGCGGCGCGACCTGTCGCGCGCGGTGGAGGAGGGGCGCGCGGCGGCGCGCGATGCGCGCCACGAACTCGAACGCCGCCTCGCCGACGCGCAGCGCGCGCCGCACGACAGCGCCGTCTCCGAGGCCGATCCTTCCGCCGACTGA
- a CDS encoding competence/damage-inducible protein A, protein MHLEIVTIGDELLLGLTIDTNAAWLARELAADGVSIVQRASVGDDARMIAAAVRDALDRSGAVITTGGLGPTADDMTKPAIAELFGRAMVFDEERWEALRQLWRDRGRPGELPDSNRQQVMIPEGARVLTNRHGTAPAIFLEDERGRWVAMLPGVPREMRGIFAEELRPIIRERLGAALSVVRTRTVRTTGVAESQLPTMLGDAVRGVNGMSLAYLPGADGVDLRLTVRGAAPDEADARLAAGSALLAERVGKYVYADQGSVDLAEVVLALCRARDLRLAVAESCTGGLLGERLTAIAGSSDVFVGGVIAYDNAVKRTALGVSDEVLARVGAVSEEVARAMASGVRERIGADIGVGITGVAGPGGGSADKPVGTVWIAVDVRGEVRTFGGKLIGDRSEVRYRATQVALDLIRRQLSSG, encoded by the coding sequence GTGCATCTCGAGATTGTCACGATCGGCGACGAGCTCCTGCTCGGCCTCACCATCGACACCAACGCGGCGTGGCTGGCGCGCGAACTTGCGGCTGACGGCGTCAGCATCGTGCAGCGCGCCTCGGTGGGCGACGATGCCCGCATGATTGCCGCCGCAGTGCGCGATGCGCTCGACCGCTCGGGTGCGGTGATCACCACGGGAGGGCTCGGCCCAACCGCCGACGACATGACCAAGCCGGCCATCGCCGAACTGTTCGGGAGAGCGATGGTCTTTGATGAGGAGCGTTGGGAGGCGCTCAGGCAGCTGTGGCGCGACCGCGGCCGCCCCGGTGAACTCCCCGACTCCAACCGGCAGCAGGTGATGATTCCCGAAGGCGCGCGCGTCCTCACCAATCGTCACGGAACGGCGCCAGCGATCTTTCTCGAGGACGAGCGCGGGCGCTGGGTGGCGATGCTCCCCGGCGTCCCGCGCGAGATGCGGGGGATCTTCGCCGAGGAGCTGCGCCCCATCATCCGCGAGCGGCTCGGCGCGGCGCTCTCCGTGGTGCGCACGCGCACGGTGCGCACCACCGGCGTGGCCGAGTCGCAGCTCCCCACCATGCTGGGCGACGCGGTGCGCGGCGTAAATGGAATGTCGCTCGCGTACCTGCCGGGGGCGGACGGGGTGGACTTGCGGCTGACGGTGCGTGGGGCCGCCCCCGACGAGGCCGATGCACGCCTTGCCGCCGGGAGCGCCCTCCTGGCCGAGCGCGTGGGGAAGTACGTCTACGCCGACCAGGGCTCGGTCGACCTGGCAGAGGTGGTGCTGGCGCTCTGTCGCGCCCGGGATTTGCGGCTGGCGGTGGCCGAGAGCTGTACCGGCGGGCTCCTCGGGGAGCGGCTGACGGCGATTGCCGGATCGAGCGACGTCTTCGTGGGCGGAGTGATCGCCTACGACAACGCGGTAAAGCGCACGGCACTCGGCGTGTCCGACGAAGTGCTGGCGCGTGTGGGGGCGGTGAGCGAGGAGGTGGCCCGGGCCATGGCGTCTGGCGTGCGCGAGCGGATTGGCGCTGATATCGGCGTCGGCATCACGGGGGTGGCGGGGCCGGGCGGTGGGAGCGCCGACAAGCCGGTCGGCACCGTGTGGATTGCGGTCGATGTGCGCGGTGAGGTGCGCACCTTCGGCGGAAAGCTCATCGGCGACCGGAGCGAGGTACGCTACCGCGCGACGCAGGTGGCGCTCGACCTCATTCGCCGGCAGCTCTCGTCCGGCTAG